The Streptomyces sp. NBC_01268 genome window below encodes:
- a CDS encoding DNA gyrase/topoisomerase IV subunit B — MTAETSVPSSALLTADRDGSNYTARHLLVLEGLEAVRKRPGMYIGSTDSRGLMHCLWEIIDNSVDEALGGYCDHIDVILHEDGSVEVRDNGRGIPVDVEPKTGLSGVEVVMTKLHAGGKFGGGSYAASGGLHGVGASVVNALSARLDVEVDRNGATHAISFRRGVPGMFTEQGPDSPFDSSGGLLKGKRVPKTRTGTRVRYWADRQIFLKDAKLNLETLHQRARQTAFLVPGLTLVVRDERDLAGVGKSEETFRFDGGISEFCEFLAQDKAVCDVLRLTGQGTFKETVPVLDDRGHMTPTEVTRELGVDVALRWGTGYDSTVKSFVNIIATPKGGTHVSGFEQAITKTVNEVLRSAKMLRVAEDDIVKDDALEGLTAVVTVRLAEPQFEGQTKEVLGTSAARRIVATVVARELKAFLTSTKRDAKAQARAVLEKAVAAARTRIAARQHKEAQRRKTALESSSLPAKLADCRSDDVERSELFIVEGDSALGTAKLARNSEFQALLPIRGKILNVQKSSVSDMLKNAECGAIIQVIGAGSGRTFDIDAARYGKIVLLVDADVDGAHIRCLLLTLFQRYMRPMVEAGRVFAAVPPLHRIELIQPKKGQDKYVYTYSDGELRQTLLEFQRKGVRYKDSIQRYKGLGEMDADQLAETTMDPRHRTLRRINIGDLDSAEQVFDLLMGNDVAPRKEFITSSAATLDRSRIDA; from the coding sequence GTGACCGCCGAGACGTCCGTGCCGTCCAGTGCGCTGCTGACCGCAGACCGTGACGGTTCCAACTACACCGCGCGGCACCTGCTCGTCCTGGAAGGGCTCGAAGCCGTTCGCAAGCGACCCGGTATGTACATCGGGTCCACCGACAGCCGTGGCCTGATGCACTGCCTGTGGGAGATCATCGACAACTCCGTCGACGAGGCTCTCGGTGGCTACTGCGACCACATCGACGTCATCCTCCACGAGGACGGCTCCGTCGAGGTCCGTGACAACGGCCGTGGCATCCCCGTCGACGTCGAGCCCAAGACCGGGCTCTCCGGCGTCGAGGTCGTCATGACCAAGCTGCACGCCGGCGGAAAGTTCGGCGGCGGCTCGTACGCGGCCTCCGGTGGTCTGCACGGCGTCGGCGCCTCCGTGGTGAACGCCCTCTCCGCCCGCCTGGACGTCGAGGTCGACCGCAACGGAGCCACGCACGCGATCAGCTTCCGCCGCGGCGTCCCCGGGATGTTCACCGAGCAGGGCCCCGACAGCCCCTTCGACTCGTCCGGCGGCCTCCTCAAGGGCAAGCGCGTCCCCAAGACCCGCACCGGCACCCGCGTGCGCTACTGGGCCGACCGCCAGATCTTCCTCAAGGACGCCAAGCTCAACCTGGAGACGCTGCACCAGCGCGCCCGCCAGACCGCCTTCCTCGTGCCCGGCCTCACCCTCGTCGTCCGCGACGAGCGCGACCTGGCGGGCGTGGGCAAGAGCGAGGAGACGTTCCGCTTCGACGGCGGCATCAGCGAGTTCTGCGAGTTCCTCGCCCAGGACAAGGCCGTCTGCGACGTGCTGCGCCTCACCGGCCAGGGCACCTTCAAGGAGACCGTCCCGGTCCTCGACGACCGCGGCCACATGACCCCCACCGAGGTCACCCGTGAGCTCGGCGTCGACGTCGCCCTGCGCTGGGGCACCGGCTACGACAGCACGGTCAAGTCCTTCGTCAACATCATCGCCACCCCCAAGGGCGGCACCCACGTCTCCGGCTTCGAGCAGGCGATCACCAAGACGGTGAACGAGGTGCTGCGCTCCGCCAAGATGCTGCGCGTCGCCGAGGACGACATCGTCAAGGACGACGCCCTGGAGGGCCTCACCGCGGTCGTCACCGTCCGCCTCGCCGAGCCGCAGTTCGAGGGCCAGACCAAGGAGGTGCTCGGCACCTCCGCGGCCCGCCGCATCGTCGCCACCGTGGTCGCCAGGGAGCTCAAGGCCTTCCTGACCTCCACCAAGCGCGACGCCAAGGCCCAGGCCCGCGCCGTCCTGGAGAAGGCCGTCGCCGCCGCCCGCACCCGGATCGCGGCCCGCCAGCACAAGGAGGCGCAGCGCAGGAAGACCGCGCTCGAGTCCTCCTCGCTGCCCGCCAAGCTGGCCGACTGCCGCAGCGACGACGTCGAGCGCAGCGAGCTCTTCATCGTCGAGGGAGACTCCGCGCTCGGCACCGCCAAGCTGGCCCGCAACAGCGAGTTCCAGGCGCTGCTGCCCATCCGGGGCAAGATCCTCAACGTCCAGAAGTCCTCCGTCTCGGACATGCTCAAGAACGCCGAGTGCGGTGCGATCATCCAGGTCATAGGGGCGGGCTCGGGTCGCACCTTCGACATCGACGCCGCCCGGTACGGCAAGATCGTGCTCCTGGTCGACGCCGACGTCGACGGCGCCCACATCCGCTGCCTGCTGCTGACCCTCTTCCAGCGCTACATGCGCCCCATGGTCGAGGCCGGCCGGGTCTTCGCCGCCGTGCCGCCGCTGCACCGCATCGAGCTGATCCAGCCGAAGAAGGGCCAGGACAAGTACGTCTACACGTACTCGGACGGCGAGCTGCGCCAGACGCTCCTCGAGTTCCAGCGCAAGGGCGTCCGCTACAAGGACTCCATCCAGCGCTACAAGGGCCTCGGCGAGATGGACGCGGACCAGCTGGCGGAGACCACGATGGACCCGCGCCACCGCACCCTGCGCCGGATCAACATCGGCGACCTGGACTCGGCCGAGCAGGTCTTCGACCTCCTCATGGGCAACGACGTGGCTCCCCGCAAGGAGTTCATCACCAGCTCCGCGGCGACCCTCGACCGCTCGCGCATCGACGCCTGA
- a CDS encoding DUF485 domain-containing protein: protein MEKQEGRDPAAVRIDDPWYDGPAAGRGGHDANGATATRPHGGLPRQQAHSAAEIYLEVQRSPAFQEVRSRYRRFVFPAAAAFILWYLAYVVAATAAPGLMARPVAGAVNVAMLAGLGQFATTFLLTWAYARHARLRRDRAALELRWDTQEMTRGVRR, encoded by the coding sequence GTGGAGAAGCAGGAGGGGCGCGACCCCGCGGCGGTGCGGATCGACGACCCCTGGTACGACGGGCCGGCCGCCGGGCGAGGCGGGCACGACGCGAACGGAGCGACCGCCACGAGACCGCACGGCGGCCTCCCCCGGCAACAGGCGCACAGCGCGGCCGAGATCTATCTGGAGGTCCAGCGCAGCCCCGCCTTCCAGGAGGTGCGCAGCCGCTACCGCCGCTTCGTCTTCCCGGCCGCCGCCGCCTTCATCCTCTGGTACCTCGCGTACGTGGTGGCCGCGACCGCCGCTCCCGGCCTCATGGCCCGGCCGGTCGCCGGAGCGGTGAACGTGGCGATGCTCGCCGGACTCGGCCAGTTCGCCACCACCTTCCTGCTGACCTGGGCGTACGCCCGGCACGCCCGCCTGCGCAGGGACCGCGCCGCCCTCGAACTGCGCTGGGACACCCAGGAGATGACCCGGGGGGTGCGCCGGTGA
- a CDS encoding solute symporter family protein, which translates to MTGNHQTLSLLLFSAFVAVTLGITTWVGRKRQGSAEEFYAGGRLFSPLENGFAIAGDYMSAASFLGISGLIALFGYDGMLYSVGFLVAWLVVLLLVAELVRNCGRFTLADVVASRMAERPVRIAAGTSSVTVSVLYLVAQMVGAGSLVALLLGGTSEAARSWTVIGVGALMVVYVSLGGMRATTWIQIVKAVLLMAGTIALTVLVLLRFHGDFDQLLTAAADRSGHGRDFLAPGLRYGGDWTARVDFVSLGLALVLGTAGLPHILSRFYTVPTARAARRSVVWSIGLIGCFYLMTIVLGFGAAALVGPDTVRASNSAGNTAVPLLALDLGGGAGSTGGTVLFAIVAAVAFATILAVVAGITLASSASVAHDLYASLRRRHAKQYSEVTVARCAAAGIGVVAIGLGLLARDLNVAFLVGLAFAVAASANLPVLLYSLFWRRFTTRGAVWSVYGGLIPAVLLVLVSPVVSGSPESLFPGVDFQLFPLQNPGVVSIPLGFLAGWLGTATSPEPPDEARHAETEVRALTGAGAV; encoded by the coding sequence GTGACCGGAAACCACCAGACCCTGTCCCTGCTGCTGTTCAGCGCCTTCGTCGCGGTCACCCTCGGGATCACCACCTGGGTCGGACGCAAACGGCAGGGCTCGGCCGAGGAGTTCTACGCCGGAGGGCGGCTCTTCTCCCCCCTGGAGAACGGGTTCGCCATCGCCGGCGACTACATGTCGGCCGCCTCGTTCCTCGGCATCTCCGGACTCATCGCCCTCTTCGGCTACGACGGCATGCTGTACTCCGTCGGATTTCTCGTCGCCTGGCTGGTCGTGCTCCTCCTCGTCGCCGAACTGGTCCGCAACTGCGGCCGCTTCACCCTGGCCGACGTGGTCGCCTCCCGGATGGCCGAGCGCCCCGTCCGCATCGCCGCCGGGACCTCCTCCGTGACCGTCTCGGTGCTCTACCTCGTGGCCCAGATGGTCGGCGCCGGCAGTCTCGTCGCCCTGCTCCTCGGCGGTACCAGCGAAGCCGCCCGCTCCTGGACCGTGATCGGCGTCGGCGCGCTGATGGTCGTGTACGTGTCGCTCGGCGGCATGCGGGCCACCACCTGGATCCAGATCGTCAAGGCCGTGCTCCTGATGGCCGGCACGATCGCCCTCACCGTGCTCGTCCTGCTGCGCTTCCACGGCGACTTCGACCAGCTGCTCACCGCCGCCGCCGATCGCAGCGGCCACGGCCGGGACTTCCTCGCCCCCGGGCTGCGCTACGGCGGCGACTGGACCGCCCGGGTCGACTTCGTCAGCCTCGGCCTCGCCCTCGTGCTCGGCACCGCGGGCCTGCCGCACATCCTGTCCCGCTTCTACACCGTGCCCACCGCGCGGGCCGCCCGCCGCTCCGTCGTCTGGTCGATCGGCCTCATCGGCTGCTTCTACCTGATGACGATCGTCCTGGGATTCGGTGCCGCGGCCCTCGTCGGACCCGACACCGTCCGCGCCTCCAACAGCGCCGGCAACACCGCCGTACCCCTACTCGCCCTGGACCTCGGCGGCGGCGCCGGATCCACCGGCGGCACCGTCCTCTTCGCGATCGTCGCCGCCGTCGCGTTCGCCACCATCCTCGCCGTCGTGGCCGGGATCACGCTGGCCTCCTCCGCCTCCGTCGCCCACGACCTCTACGCCTCGCTGCGCCGCCGCCACGCCAAGCAGTACAGCGAGGTCACCGTCGCCCGGTGCGCCGCCGCCGGGATCGGGGTGGTGGCGATCGGCCTCGGCCTGCTCGCCCGCGACCTCAACGTGGCCTTCCTCGTCGGCCTCGCGTTCGCCGTCGCGGCCTCCGCGAACCTTCCGGTGCTGCTCTACTCGCTGTTCTGGCGCCGGTTCACGACCCGGGGCGCGGTCTGGTCGGTGTACGGCGGGCTGATCCCGGCCGTCCTGCTGGTGCTGGTCTCCCCGGTCGTCTCCGGGAGCCCGGAGTCCCTCTTCCCGGGCGTCGACTTCCAGCTCTTCCCGTTGCAGAACCCGGGAGTGGTCTCCATCCCGCTCGGCTTCCTCGCGGGCTGGCTGGGCACGGCCACCTCACCGGAGCCGCCGGACGAGGCCCGGCACGCCGAGACGGAGGTACGGGCGCTCACGGGTGCGGGGGCCGTCTGA
- a CDS encoding DUF7342 family protein, whose translation MIGVLVVDDDTRVARINAAYVAKVPGFEVVAVAHSAAEALARLAEAEAPVDLILLDHYLPDGNGLAVVRELRALGHQSDVIMVTAARDVATVQAAMRHGALQYLVKPFSFAGLRAKLEAYAALRRALEGGGEAEQAEVDRIFAALSAGTVAPELPKGHSPTTAELVRQVLLAAEGALSTQEIAERAGVSRQTAQRYLKLLERTGRVRLSLKYGETGRPEHRYEWAASATR comes from the coding sequence GTGATCGGCGTCCTGGTCGTCGACGACGACACGCGGGTGGCGCGGATCAACGCCGCCTACGTGGCCAAGGTGCCCGGCTTCGAGGTGGTCGCCGTCGCCCACTCGGCGGCGGAGGCCCTGGCCCGGCTCGCCGAGGCCGAGGCCCCGGTGGACCTGATCCTCCTGGACCACTACCTGCCCGACGGCAACGGCCTCGCGGTCGTGCGGGAGCTGCGCGCCCTCGGGCACCAGAGCGACGTGATCATGGTGACCGCGGCGCGCGACGTGGCGACGGTCCAGGCGGCGATGCGGCACGGGGCGCTGCAGTACCTGGTCAAGCCGTTCAGCTTCGCGGGGCTGCGGGCCAAGCTGGAGGCGTACGCGGCGCTGCGGCGGGCCCTGGAGGGCGGCGGGGAGGCCGAGCAGGCCGAAGTGGACCGGATCTTCGCGGCGCTCTCGGCGGGCACGGTCGCCCCCGAGCTGCCGAAGGGCCATTCCCCCACGACGGCCGAGCTGGTCCGGCAGGTGCTGCTCGCGGCGGAGGGCGCGCTGTCGACGCAGGAGATCGCCGAGCGGGCCGGGGTGAGCCGGCAGACCGCCCAGCGCTACCTGAAGCTGCTGGAGCGGACCGGCCGGGTACGGCTCTCCCTGAAGTACGGGGAGACGGGCCGCCCCGAGCACCGCTACGAGTGGGCCGCCTCCGCGACGCGCTGA
- a CDS encoding sensor histidine kinase, which produces MSPAVAFPGPRPGGPPARPPARRRRFGWPRRMFSQVLLMQLAIATGVTVLATGLFLAPLSAQLDDQAMRRALAIAQTTASSRMAADLATTRPSAQGPVQAEAERIRRSTGAEYVVVMDTHGVRWSHTDPVQIGRIVSTDPSEALAGHQVMEIDSGTLGRSARGKAPLRDARGEIVGAVSVGIEYDSVRDRLLAAIPGLLAYAGGALAAGALAAYLISRRLQRQTHDLAFSDISALLAEREAMLHGIREGVVALDRTGRIRLMNDEAQRLLGLGPEATGHPLDEVLGSGRTADVLAGRATGEDLVTVRGSRVLIANRMPTHDGGAVATLRDRTELERLGRELDSTRGLIDALRAQDHEHANRLHTLLGLLELEMYEEAADFVNEVVGVHRTTAEQVTEKVRDPLVAALLVGKATVAAERGVSLRITPGSLLPDRLVDPRELVTVVGNLVDNALDAASGTAHAAVDVDLRAEGGTVVLRVTDSGPGVPADRRELIFTEGWTTKEPPAHGKRGLGLALVRRLAERRGGDARVGAGADGGAEFTVVLPEALREAEPLLPAPSGEPTGEPSPHSFGEAR; this is translated from the coding sequence ATGAGCCCCGCAGTCGCCTTCCCCGGACCCCGTCCGGGGGGACCCCCCGCGCGGCCGCCCGCCCGCCGGCGCAGGTTCGGGTGGCCGCGGCGGATGTTCTCGCAGGTCCTGCTGATGCAGCTGGCCATCGCCACCGGCGTGACCGTGCTGGCCACCGGCCTCTTCCTGGCCCCGCTGAGCGCCCAGCTCGACGACCAGGCGATGCGCCGCGCCCTCGCCATCGCCCAGACCACGGCCTCCTCGCGGATGGCCGCCGACCTGGCGACCACCCGGCCCTCCGCACAGGGCCCGGTGCAGGCGGAGGCGGAGCGGATCCGGCGGTCCACGGGCGCCGAGTACGTGGTGGTGATGGACACGCACGGGGTCCGCTGGTCCCACACCGACCCCGTCCAGATCGGCCGGATCGTCTCCACCGACCCCAGCGAGGCGCTCGCGGGCCACCAGGTGATGGAGATCGACAGCGGCACCCTGGGCCGCTCCGCGCGCGGCAAGGCGCCGCTGCGGGACGCCCGGGGCGAGATCGTCGGCGCGGTGTCCGTCGGCATCGAGTACGACAGCGTCCGCGACCGGCTCCTGGCCGCGATCCCCGGCCTCCTCGCGTACGCCGGGGGTGCCCTCGCGGCGGGCGCGCTCGCCGCCTATCTGATCTCCCGCAGGCTCCAGCGGCAGACCCATGACCTCGCCTTCTCCGACATCTCGGCCCTGCTCGCCGAGCGCGAGGCGATGCTGCACGGCATCCGCGAGGGCGTGGTGGCCCTCGACCGCACGGGCAGGATCCGGCTCATGAACGACGAGGCCCAGCGGCTGCTCGGCCTCGGGCCCGAGGCGACCGGACACCCGCTGGACGAGGTGCTGGGCTCCGGCCGTACCGCGGACGTGCTCGCGGGGCGCGCCACCGGCGAGGACCTGGTGACGGTGCGCGGCAGCCGGGTGCTGATCGCCAACCGGATGCCCACCCACGACGGCGGCGCGGTCGCCACGCTGCGCGACCGCACCGAGCTGGAGCGGCTGGGCCGAGAGCTGGACTCGACGCGCGGTCTGATCGACGCCCTGCGCGCCCAGGACCACGAGCACGCCAACCGGCTGCACACGCTGCTCGGCCTGCTGGAACTGGAGATGTACGAGGAGGCGGCCGACTTCGTCAACGAGGTGGTCGGGGTGCACCGCACCACCGCCGAGCAGGTCACCGAGAAGGTGCGCGACCCGCTGGTCGCCGCGCTGCTCGTCGGCAAGGCGACCGTCGCCGCCGAGCGGGGCGTGTCGCTGCGCATCACCCCTGGCTCGCTGCTCCCGGACCGCCTGGTCGACCCGCGCGAGCTGGTCACCGTCGTCGGCAACCTCGTCGACAACGCCCTGGACGCCGCCTCCGGCACGGCCCACGCCGCCGTGGACGTGGATCTGCGGGCCGAGGGCGGCACGGTCGTCCTGCGGGTCACGGACAGCGGCCCCGGCGTCCCGGCCGACCGGCGCGAGCTGATCTTCACCGAGGGCTGGACCACCAAGGAGCCTCCGGCGCACGGCAAGCGGGGCCTGGGCCTCGCCCTGGTGCGCCGGCTCGCGGAGCGCCGGGGCGGCGACGCCCGGGTCGGCGCCGGCGCGGACGGGGGCGCGGAGTTCACCGTCGTCCTGCCCGAGGCGCTGCGCGAGGCAGAGCCGCTGCTGCCCGCGCCCTCCGGGGAGCCCACCGGGGAGCCCTCGCCCCACTCCTTCGGGGAGGCGCGGTGA
- a CDS encoding CobW family GTP-binding protein, translating into MTTQQIPVVVLAGFLGAGKTTLLNHLLRSARGTRIGVMVNDFGDIGIDAMTVAGQVGSTVSLGNGCLCCAVDASELDEYLEVLTRPEVRLDVIVIEASGLAEPQELVRMLLASENERIVYGGLIEVVDAAEFAATRARHPETDRHLAVADLVVVNKADRVPAEELTGVRETVAALAPRAAVIEAAHGRIDPELLFDRVVPEDEIEGQMSIEDILYGPEDEGAGHAHPHAAYDTVSLSTATPLHPRRLMSFLDGRPEGLYRLKGFVDFGTADPANRYGVHAVGRFLRFRPEPWPAGEERLTQLVLIGTGVDAAALRKELAECEQNGPGDTPDDHAMWGVLRYVPGSEDEPGDTP; encoded by the coding sequence TTGACCACCCAGCAGATCCCCGTCGTCGTCCTGGCAGGGTTTCTCGGGGCGGGGAAGACCACCCTGCTCAACCATCTGCTGCGCAGCGCGCGCGGGACGCGGATCGGGGTCATGGTCAACGACTTCGGCGACATCGGCATCGACGCCATGACCGTCGCAGGCCAGGTCGGCTCCACCGTCTCCCTGGGCAACGGCTGTCTGTGCTGTGCGGTGGACGCGAGCGAGCTCGACGAGTACCTGGAGGTGCTCACCCGCCCGGAGGTCCGTCTGGACGTCATCGTGATCGAGGCCAGCGGGCTCGCGGAGCCGCAGGAGCTGGTCCGCATGCTGCTGGCCAGCGAGAACGAGCGGATCGTGTACGGCGGGCTGATCGAGGTGGTCGACGCCGCCGAGTTCGCCGCCACGCGCGCCCGGCACCCGGAGACCGACCGGCACCTCGCCGTGGCCGACCTGGTCGTCGTCAACAAGGCCGACCGGGTCCCGGCGGAGGAACTCACCGGCGTCCGTGAGACGGTCGCCGCACTCGCCCCGAGGGCCGCGGTGATCGAGGCCGCGCACGGGCGGATCGACCCCGAGCTGCTCTTCGACCGGGTCGTGCCCGAGGACGAGATCGAGGGCCAGATGTCCATCGAGGACATCCTGTACGGACCCGAGGACGAGGGGGCCGGGCACGCCCACCCGCACGCCGCCTACGACACGGTCTCCCTGAGCACGGCGACGCCGCTGCACCCGCGCCGGCTGATGTCCTTCCTCGACGGACGTCCCGAGGGCCTCTACCGCCTCAAGGGCTTCGTCGACTTCGGCACCGCCGACCCGGCCAACCGCTACGGCGTCCACGCGGTCGGCCGCTTCCTGCGCTTCCGGCCGGAGCCGTGGCCGGCCGGAGAGGAACGGCTGACCCAGCTGGTCCTCATCGGCACCGGCGTCGACGCGGCCGCCCTCCGCAAGGAGCTCGCCGAGTGCGAGCAGAACGGTCCGGGGGACACCCCCGACGACCACGCCATGTGGGGCGTCCTGCGGTACGTCCCGGGCAGCGAGGACGAGCCCGGGGACACCCCCTAG
- a CDS encoding FAD-dependent monooxygenase produces METIETVETERTEGAVETDVVIVGAGPTGLVLAIDLARRGVRALLVEKADRLFPGSRGKGIQPRSQEVLDDLGALPGILAAGSPYPRMRAWEGAERQGEWDMMARSEPTEQVPYANILLIPQSRTQEVLYARLRELGGDVRFGAALTGFRQSEEAVAAELSTGETVRAAYLVAADGGRSTVRRALGIGMTGETVDPRPMLVADVRLSPDAIVDRDNWHVWPKAPGGAVALCPLPGGDHFQLIAAFEDEAAAVDTAPRAVRELLADRTPLAATDVVEVLWASDFRARAAMADRFRDGRVILAGDAAHVHSPAGGQGLNTSIQDAYNLGWKLGRVLRHGAPAALLDSYEAERLPVAAEVLGISTRLHRASSEGADTQRGEEVQQLGLGYRDSPLTVETRTGLADSALRAGDRAPDGPCGAGRLFDVFRGPHLTLLAVGVPLPPLADGSVRTARLAAYEPYGTGLFLIRPDGYVGWAGSDGDGLAGYLAAFGAAHPPAGG; encoded by the coding sequence ATGGAAACCATCGAGACCGTGGAGACGGAGAGGACCGAGGGGGCCGTGGAGACGGACGTCGTCATCGTCGGAGCGGGACCCACCGGGCTGGTGCTCGCGATCGACCTCGCCCGCCGGGGCGTGCGCGCCCTGCTCGTCGAGAAGGCGGACCGGCTCTTCCCCGGCTCGCGCGGCAAGGGAATCCAGCCGCGCAGCCAGGAGGTGCTCGACGACCTCGGCGCCCTGCCCGGGATCCTGGCGGCGGGCTCGCCCTACCCGAGGATGCGCGCCTGGGAGGGCGCCGAGCGGCAGGGCGAGTGGGACATGATGGCGCGCTCCGAGCCGACCGAGCAGGTGCCGTACGCCAACATCCTGCTCATCCCACAGTCACGCACCCAGGAGGTGCTGTACGCACGCCTCCGCGAGCTCGGAGGCGACGTCCGCTTCGGGGCGGCCCTCACCGGGTTCCGCCAGTCCGAGGAGGCCGTCGCGGCGGAGCTGTCCACCGGCGAGACGGTGCGGGCCGCCTATCTCGTGGCGGCCGACGGCGGACGCTCCACCGTCCGCAGGGCGCTCGGCATCGGGATGACGGGCGAGACCGTCGACCCGCGCCCGATGCTCGTCGCGGACGTCCGCCTCTCGCCCGACGCGATCGTGGACCGCGACAACTGGCACGTCTGGCCGAAGGCACCGGGCGGGGCCGTGGCTCTGTGCCCGCTGCCCGGGGGCGACCACTTCCAGCTCATCGCGGCCTTCGAGGACGAGGCCGCCGCCGTGGACACCGCTCCCCGCGCGGTGCGCGAGCTCCTCGCCGACCGCACGCCGCTCGCCGCGACGGACGTCGTCGAGGTGCTGTGGGCCTCCGACTTCCGCGCCCGCGCGGCGATGGCCGACCGGTTCCGGGACGGCCGGGTCATCCTCGCGGGCGACGCGGCGCATGTGCACTCCCCCGCGGGCGGCCAGGGCCTCAACACCAGCATCCAGGACGCGTACAACCTCGGCTGGAAGCTGGGACGGGTGCTGCGGCACGGAGCACCCGCCGCGCTGCTCGACTCGTACGAGGCGGAGCGGCTGCCCGTCGCCGCCGAGGTCCTCGGCATCAGCACCCGCCTGCACCGGGCGAGCTCCGAGGGCGCGGACACCCAGCGCGGCGAAGAGGTCCAGCAGCTGGGGCTCGGCTACCGGGACTCGCCACTCACCGTGGAGACCAGGACCGGGCTCGCCGACAGTGCCCTGCGCGCCGGGGACCGGGCGCCCGACGGCCCGTGCGGCGCCGGCCGGCTCTTCGACGTCTTCCGGGGCCCGCACCTCACGCTGCTCGCGGTCGGCGTCCCGCTGCCGCCCCTGGCCGACGGCTCGGTGCGCACGGCCCGCCTCGCCGCGTACGAGCCGTACGGCACGGGTCTCTTCCTGATCCGCCCGGACGGGTACGTCGGCTGGGCCGGCTCCGACGGCGACGGCCTCGCCGGCTACCTCGCCGCCTTCGGCGCCGCGCACCCGCCGGCGGGGGGCTAG
- a CDS encoding TetR/AcrR family transcriptional regulator C-terminal domain-containing protein produces the protein MATKKTTRLDPASVAETALSLLNERGLDGLTLRAIAQELNVQAPALYWHFKNKQALLDEMATVMYRQMVEDPETRPPGDLTWQERILAVNRGLRAGLLRYRDGAKVYSGARFTGTDFAADMELQLGSLVDAGFSLHQAVRASTTAYMYTLGFVTEEQGTEPVQGQPREGFDVERRAERLADYPLAAAAGAELFADYDDGFEEGLRLIVAGIEAVYAPTVPHPA, from the coding sequence GTGGCGACCAAGAAGACGACCCGGCTGGACCCCGCATCGGTGGCGGAGACCGCGCTGAGCCTCCTGAACGAGCGCGGACTCGACGGGCTGACGCTGCGCGCGATCGCCCAGGAGCTGAACGTCCAGGCGCCCGCGCTCTATTGGCACTTCAAGAACAAGCAGGCGCTGCTCGACGAGATGGCGACCGTGATGTACCGGCAGATGGTCGAGGACCCCGAGACGCGCCCGCCCGGCGACCTCACCTGGCAGGAGCGGATCCTCGCCGTCAACCGGGGTCTGCGCGCCGGACTGCTGCGCTACCGCGACGGCGCCAAGGTCTACAGCGGGGCCCGCTTCACCGGGACCGACTTCGCCGCGGACATGGAGCTCCAGCTGGGCTCGCTCGTCGACGCCGGCTTCTCGTTGCACCAGGCGGTGCGGGCCAGCACCACGGCGTACATGTACACGCTCGGCTTCGTCACCGAGGAGCAGGGCACCGAGCCGGTACAGGGGCAGCCCCGCGAGGGCTTCGACGTGGAGCGGCGCGCCGAGCGGCTCGCGGACTACCCGCTCGCGGCGGCGGCCGGCGCGGAGCTCTTCGCCGACTACGACGACGGCTTCGAGGAAGGGCTGCGCCTGATCGTCGCCGGGATCGAGGCCGTCTACGCCCCCACCGTGCCCCACCCGGCC